The genome window ATGGACCTGCCGCCCCATTACCGCGGTGGTGGTCTCCTGCTGTTTGAGATTCCCAGAGACCAGCAGGTGGATAAAGTCCTCTACGAGGATCAGGCTGGTCATAAATTTACCGTCAGTCTGCAGGCACCTCCCGGCAAAGTTTAAAAGCACAAGCGATATATTGTATACTTTTCCCGGTGTTATAGACACCGGGCTTTTCTTTATGTTACCCTTTTCCTTAGATAAAACGGAGGTGTGGCAAGATGGGCATGAATCTGACTCAAAAAATCATCGCCGCCCATTTGGTGGAAGGCCAAATGGTGCCTGGCCAAGAAATAGCCATCAAAATCGACCAGACCCTGACCCAGGATGCTACCGGTACCATGGCCTACTTGCAATTTGAAGCCATGGGCGTGCCCCGGGTCAAAACCGAGCTGTCCGTAAGTTATGTGGATCACAACACCCTGCAAACCGGGTTCGAAAATGCCGATGACCATCTGTTTTTGCAGACCATTGCCGCCAAACATGGTATTTATTTTTCCCGTCCCGGCAATGGTATCTGCCACCAGGTTCATTTAGAGCGTTTTGGCAAACCCGGCAAAACCCTGCTGGGTTCTGACAGCCATACCCCCACCGGCGGGGGCATCGGCATGCTGGCCATCGGGGCCGGAGGCCTGGATGTAGCGGTGGCCATGGCGGGCAAACCTTTTTATCTGACTATGCCCAAAGTGGTCAAAGTCGAGCTGCTGGGCCGCCTTTCCCCCTGGGTCAGTGCCAAGGATGTCATTCTCGAAGTGCTGCGCCGTCTCTCCGTCAAAGGCGGAGTGGGCAGGATTCTGGAATATACCGGCCCGGGGGTAGCAACCCTGACGGTACCGGAACGGGCCACCATCACCAATATGGGAGCCGAACTGGGGGCCACCACTTCCATCTTCCCCAGTGATGAAATCACCCGGGCCTTCCTGGCCGCCCAGGGCCGGGAGGAGGACTGGGTACCCCTGAGCGCTGATCCCGATGCGGTCTATGATGAGGAATTGACTATTGACCTTTCTGCCCTAGAACCCCTGATCGCCTGTCCCCACAGCCCGGATAAAGTAGTTCCGGTGCGGGAAATAGCTGGTCTCCCGGTGGACCAGGTGGCCATCGGTTCCTGTACCAATTCCTCTTACGTAGACCTGATGCGGGTGGCTGCTATCCTGCGGGGTAAGAAGATCCATCCCCGCACCAGTCTGGTAATCAGTCCTGGTTCCAGGCAAGTGCTGACTATGCTGGCCCAGAATGGCGCCCTGGCTGACCTGCTCAGCGCCGGAGTGCGCCTGCTGGAATGCACCTGCGGGCCCTGTATCGGCATGGGCCAGGCTCCTCCTTCTGCAGGCGTATCAGTGCGCACCTTTAACCGTAACTTTGAAGGGCGCAGTGGCACCAAAGATGCCCAGGTCTATCTGGCCAGTCCGGAAGTAGCCGCTGCTGCCGCCCTGACCGGCCAATTAACTGACCCACGGGAACTGGGCGCATATCCGGAAGTGACCTTACCGGAAAAGTTCCTGCTGGATGACAGCATGATCATCCCCCCGGCAGCGGCGCCGGAAACCGTTGAGGTACGGCGGGGCCCCAATATTAAGCCCCTGCCCAAAGGCCAGCCGCTGCCTGCTGAATACCGCGGTGAGGTCTTGTTGAAGGTAGGGGATAACATCACAACCGACCACATCATGCCGGCCGGCTCCAAAATCCTGCCTTTGCGTTCCAATATCCCGGCCATCAGCCAGTATGTCTTCCACCAGGTGGATCCCGAATTTCCCGCCCGGGCCCTGGCTAAAGGCGGTGGCGTTGTGGTGGGCGGCCAGAACTATGGCCAGGGCTCCAGCCGGGAGCATGCCGCTCTCGCCCCCATGTACCTGGGAGTACGGGCAGTGATTGCCCAGTCCTTCGCCCGTATCCACCGGGCCAATCTGATCAATTTCGGCATCCTGCCCCTGACTTTTGCCCGGGCAGAAGACTATGAGGCTATTGAACAGGGGGATATTATCCGCTTGCCCGAACTGGTTGAGCGGATTGGCGCCGGAGCCGAAGAAATAAATCTGATCGTGGAAAATAAAAATTTGACCATCCCCTTGCTGGTAGACCTTACCCCCCGCCAGCGGGCCATCCTGCTGGCGGGTGGACTGCTTAACTACGTCTGAGTCACCATTCAGGAAGAAGGACAGCCGTTTCCCCGGCGGGAAACGGCTGTTTTCGACCTTCCGCCTGCATTTCTCTCCCCTTCACCGCAAATTTCTTGCCGTCCACTCCGTCCTCCCTTTATATTGAAACTAAGAAAGAGGAAGGAGGAGGCGCCGATGGGATACCTTTCTATCTTGCACGAAGCTCAACCCTTTAGCTTGCTGCCCCCGGAAGCATTGCAGGCAGCTTTAGTCAAATGCGAATCCCGGCTTTATCCCAAAGGCACCTATATCTTCCGACAGGGTGAACCCTCCCGCGCTGTCCTCTATATTCTTACCAATGGCCTGGCCGAAGTAGTCCTGACCAACGAAAAAGGAGAAGACAACGTGGTAGGACTGCGTCAGCCCCGGGATTTCTTCGGGGAAACGGTCCTGTTCAATGACAAGCCCTATCCCGGTTCTGTGCGAGCAGTAGAGGATTGTATCTGCTTGCTTATGCCCCGGGAAGTTTTTGAAAGTCTGCTGGAAAACTATCCTAAATTCGCCGGTTATTTTACCCAAACCCTTTTAGAACGGATGCGGGTAATTTATGAAGAAGTGGTTGCCGAACAGAGTTATCTGGCCGGCAACCTGGAAACCCAGCCTTTTCGCAAGCGGCTGTCGGAAATCATGACCAGCCCGGTTCTGACCTGCCGCGCCAACCAGACCGTCACCGAAGTAGCTCAGCTCATGGCGGAGCGCAATATCGGGGCTCTGGTCGTGGTGGATGGTCAGGAGCGGGCGGTGGGAATCGTCACCGACCGGGACCTGGTAGCTAAAGTGCTGGCCCAGGGCTGTCCGCAAACCGGGGATATTACCGCCGATATGGTAATGAACACCCAGCTGGTTTCCCTGCCTCCTGATGCTTTTTATTCCGAGGCCTTGCTGGCCATGGTCAAAAATAAAGTCAAATATCTGGCTGTGGTAGACCAGGGCCATCTTTTCGGGATTATCTCCATGCGGGATCTGATTCGGGCCCGCAGCTCCGGCGCCCTCACTACTGTCGATACCATTGAAACCTCCCGCAACCTGGACGATCTGGTCCAGGCCACCCGGGAAGTGGATCAGGTACTGGTGGGTTTGCTGGCTGAAAATGCCCCTATTGAAGAAATCTTCGTGGTTATGAGTGAGTTCTATGACCGGCTCACCGCCAAAGTCATTCAGCTGGCGGAAGAGGAAATGGTCCAGGCCGGTCTGGGTACCCCTCCTGTCCCTTACTGTTTTATCACCATGGGCAGTGGCGGCCGCAAGGAACAGGTCCTGCGCACTGACCAGGATAATGGCATTATCTATGCCGATGTCCCGGCCAACCTGGCCGAGGAAGCTCAGAACTATTTTCTTACCCTGGGGGAGAAAATCGTCAATGGCCTGGTCGCCTGTGGCTTTGCCCGCTGCAAGGGCAATGTCATGGCCTCCAATCCGGAGTGGACCAAACCCCTGCGCCAGTGGTACCTGGATGTCACCAGCTGGATCGCTCAGCCGGTACCGGAAATAGTGCGCAAACTCACCATTTTCCTGGATTTCCGCCCCGTCTACGGCAAAAAGGAACTGGCCCAGGATTTGCGCCATTTTGTCCATCGCCGGGTGGAGGATTATCCGGTTCTGCTCCATTTTCTGGCCAAGGATGATCTGGAATACAAAGTGCCCCTGGGGTTTTTCCGGCAATTCATTACGGAAAAGCACGGGGAGCATAAAAATGAAATCGATTTAAAGCGGGCGGTTTGTGTGCATATGGTGGATTGTGCCCGGATTTTTGCCCTCAAATGGGGCATTGACGAAACCAGTACCCTGGGGCGTTTGAAAATCATGGAACAGCGCAATATTTTCAACCCCGAGGATAGTGAGTATTATTCCACTGCCTATAAAATCCTGATGACCCTGCGCCTGAAAACCAACCTTAAGAAACTGGAGCAGGGACTGGAAGCCGATAACTGGATCAATCCCAATCAGTTGCCTAAAAAAGAAGCGGCCACTTTGCGTTATGCCA of Carboxydocella sporoproducens DSM 16521 contains these proteins:
- a CDS encoding aconitate hydratase yields the protein MGMNLTQKIIAAHLVEGQMVPGQEIAIKIDQTLTQDATGTMAYLQFEAMGVPRVKTELSVSYVDHNTLQTGFENADDHLFLQTIAAKHGIYFSRPGNGICHQVHLERFGKPGKTLLGSDSHTPTGGGIGMLAIGAGGLDVAVAMAGKPFYLTMPKVVKVELLGRLSPWVSAKDVILEVLRRLSVKGGVGRILEYTGPGVATLTVPERATITNMGAELGATTSIFPSDEITRAFLAAQGREEDWVPLSADPDAVYDEELTIDLSALEPLIACPHSPDKVVPVREIAGLPVDQVAIGSCTNSSYVDLMRVAAILRGKKIHPRTSLVISPGSRQVLTMLAQNGALADLLSAGVRLLECTCGPCIGMGQAPPSAGVSVRTFNRNFEGRSGTKDAQVYLASPEVAAAAALTGQLTDPRELGAYPEVTLPEKFLLDDSMIIPPAAAPETVEVRRGPNIKPLPKGQPLPAEYRGEVLLKVGDNITTDHIMPAGSKILPLRSNIPAISQYVFHQVDPEFPARALAKGGGVVVGGQNYGQGSSREHAALAPMYLGVRAVIAQSFARIHRANLINFGILPLTFARAEDYEAIEQGDIIRLPELVERIGAGAEEINLIVENKNLTIPLLVDLTPRQRAILLAGGLLNYV
- a CDS encoding DUF294 nucleotidyltransferase-like domain-containing protein; translated protein: MGYLSILHEAQPFSLLPPEALQAALVKCESRLYPKGTYIFRQGEPSRAVLYILTNGLAEVVLTNEKGEDNVVGLRQPRDFFGETVLFNDKPYPGSVRAVEDCICLLMPREVFESLLENYPKFAGYFTQTLLERMRVIYEEVVAEQSYLAGNLETQPFRKRLSEIMTSPVLTCRANQTVTEVAQLMAERNIGALVVVDGQERAVGIVTDRDLVAKVLAQGCPQTGDITADMVMNTQLVSLPPDAFYSEALLAMVKNKVKYLAVVDQGHLFGIISMRDLIRARSSGALTTVDTIETSRNLDDLVQATREVDQVLVGLLAENAPIEEIFVVMSEFYDRLTAKVIQLAEEEMVQAGLGTPPVPYCFITMGSGGRKEQVLRTDQDNGIIYADVPANLAEEAQNYFLTLGEKIVNGLVACGFARCKGNVMASNPEWTKPLRQWYLDVTSWIAQPVPEIVRKLTIFLDFRPVYGKKELAQDLRHFVHRRVEDYPVLLHFLAKDDLEYKVPLGFFRQFITEKHGEHKNEIDLKRAVCVHMVDCARIFALKWGIDETSTLGRLKIMEQRNIFNPEDSEYYSTAYKILMTLRLKTNLKKLEQGLEADNWINPNQLPKKEAATLRYAMLAVDKLQSFTGTVFHAG